The following proteins are encoded in a genomic region of Sorangiineae bacterium MSr12523:
- the neuC gene encoding UDP-N-acetylglucosamine 2-epimerase, with product MIERRRIAVLTTGRQDWGILRTVCSALKEHPALDLVLVAGGMACSPRFGRVVDLIGEDGFDVAAELPWTEDAHGASRTALEQAGDATARVGEALVRLQVDALVLVGDRFETLSAALAATLVGIPVVHLHGGEQTEGAMDDAIRHAVTKLAHLHLVSHPEHRDRVLALGEDAASVHVVGAPGLDNLGRADLPSRAELEAKLGIALEPPLVLVTVHPTTLALQKDEDARAVAAAMERVPATYVVTLPNADPGNEQVRAHMQGVIAKVRGVAAEALGERNYWGLLRLADALLGNSSSALIEAPALFLPAVNVGDRQKGRRREANVIDVPTDPDAIVAALERALGSSFRDGLRAAGAEVIAPGSIGKKAVEILAATSFGRPPRKKPVTLWKEGAKKNAP from the coding sequence ATGATCGAGCGGCGGCGCATTGCCGTTCTGACGACGGGACGACAGGACTGGGGCATCCTCCGCACCGTTTGTTCAGCGTTGAAGGAGCACCCCGCGTTGGACCTGGTGCTCGTGGCAGGAGGCATGGCCTGCTCGCCACGATTCGGCCGCGTGGTCGATCTCATCGGCGAGGACGGCTTCGACGTTGCCGCCGAATTGCCATGGACCGAGGACGCTCACGGTGCATCGCGCACCGCGCTCGAGCAAGCCGGTGATGCGACGGCCCGCGTGGGCGAGGCGCTCGTGCGGCTGCAGGTCGATGCCCTCGTCCTCGTGGGCGATCGCTTCGAAACCTTGTCCGCGGCGCTTGCGGCCACCTTGGTCGGCATCCCCGTCGTGCATCTGCATGGCGGTGAGCAAACCGAGGGCGCGATGGACGATGCCATTCGCCACGCGGTGACGAAGCTTGCGCATCTGCACCTGGTGAGCCATCCCGAGCATCGCGATCGCGTGCTCGCCTTGGGCGAAGATGCCGCGTCGGTGCACGTCGTCGGCGCGCCGGGGCTCGACAACTTGGGCCGGGCGGATCTCCCATCCCGCGCGGAGTTGGAGGCGAAGCTGGGCATCGCCCTCGAGCCCCCGCTGGTGCTCGTGACGGTGCACCCGACGACCCTCGCCCTGCAAAAAGACGAAGACGCCCGCGCCGTCGCGGCGGCGATGGAGCGCGTGCCCGCGACCTACGTGGTGACCTTGCCCAACGCCGACCCGGGCAATGAGCAAGTGCGTGCGCACATGCAGGGCGTGATCGCCAAGGTTCGCGGCGTGGCCGCCGAGGCGCTGGGCGAGCGCAATTACTGGGGCCTTCTGCGCCTGGCCGACGCGCTCCTGGGCAACAGCTCGAGTGCGCTCATCGAGGCGCCTGCGCTCTTTCTTCCCGCCGTCAACGTCGGCGATCGCCAAAAGGGACGCCGCCGCGAAGCCAACGTGATCGACGTGCCCACGGATCCCGACGCCATCGTCGCCGCGCTCGAACGCGCCCTGGGCTCGAGCTTCCGCGACGGCCTGCGCGCCGCCGGGGCCGAGGTCATCGCGCCGGGCAGCATCGGCAAGAAGGCGGTGGAGATCCTCGCCGCCACGTCGTTCGGGCGGCCGCCGCGCAAGAAGCCCGTGACGCTCTGGAAAGAAGGGGCGAAAAAGAATGCCCCGTGA
- a CDS encoding NeuD/PglB/VioB family sugar acetyltransferase: protein MPRDLIVLGGGEHARVVIDAARSRTGEWTEVGYSDRQPVPATEERLGLRWLGQDDEVLTKYAEQALFVLGVGDPRRRRLIAERHPGVRWANVVHLNARVSPSVQVGHGIVVMAGAVINTGASIGDHAIVNSGAIVEHDVKVGTLVHVGPAVAIGGGALIGDRATLGLGARIRDHVTVGSDAVVGMGAVVVGNVETGDTVVGVPARPWRK, encoded by the coding sequence ATGCCCCGTGACCTGATCGTTCTCGGGGGCGGGGAGCACGCGCGGGTCGTCATCGACGCGGCGCGATCGCGGACGGGCGAGTGGACGGAGGTGGGGTACTCGGATCGGCAGCCGGTGCCTGCCACCGAGGAACGGCTGGGCTTGCGTTGGCTCGGTCAAGACGATGAAGTTCTTACGAAATATGCCGAGCAAGCCCTCTTCGTGCTCGGCGTCGGCGATCCCCGGCGCCGCCGCCTCATCGCCGAGCGCCACCCAGGGGTAAGGTGGGCCAATGTAGTCCACTTGAACGCCAGGGTGTCCCCGAGCGTCCAAGTAGGCCATGGAATCGTGGTCATGGCGGGAGCCGTCATCAACACGGGGGCGTCCATTGGCGATCACGCCATCGTCAACAGCGGCGCCATCGTGGAGCACGACGTGAAGGTCGGCACCTTGGTGCATGTTGGGCCCGCCGTGGCCATTGGCGGAGGCGCACTCATCGGTGACCGGGCCACCCTCGGCCTGGGCGCCCGCATCCGCGACCACGTGACCGTCGGCTCGGACGCCGTCGTGGGCATGGGCGCCGTCGTCGTGGGAAATGTCGAAACCGGAGACACCGTCGTGGGGGTTCCCGCGCGGCCTTGGAGGAAGTGA
- a CDS encoding nucleotidyltransferase family protein produces the protein MNVPMDLDACLLNEGVKLRDALVCLNRTSAQIAFVTDASLRVVGLVTDGDVRRALLGGASLDSPVRPFVNRNFVSVDANASRVQVLELMEARRIHGVPILDDKQRLIGLHRLHDIVRHERRPNWAVVMAGGRGTRLAPLTHSVPKPMIRVAGRPILERIVLHLVGVGIERIFLAINYLGEQVEAHFGDGRAFGCRIDYLKEEQPLGTGGALALLPEAPKHPVLVMNGDLITEADLGGIIDFHALHAGTGTRATIGVRQYFHRVPFGCVEVDGDRVMALEEKPTLSRIVNAGIYVFSPELIARIPKEYYPLTQAIEQLITQGETVRAYEVKEDWIDVGQRDQLRQALGDVPHE, from the coding sequence GTGAACGTACCGATGGATCTCGATGCATGCTTGCTGAACGAAGGGGTGAAGCTGCGCGACGCGCTCGTGTGCCTCAATCGGACCTCGGCGCAAATTGCCTTCGTCACCGATGCGAGCCTGCGGGTCGTCGGCCTCGTCACCGACGGTGACGTTCGCCGCGCGCTGCTCGGCGGAGCCTCGCTCGACAGCCCCGTGCGGCCTTTCGTGAATCGCAACTTCGTCTCCGTCGATGCCAACGCGAGCCGCGTGCAGGTGCTCGAATTGATGGAGGCCCGCCGCATCCACGGCGTGCCCATTTTGGACGACAAGCAGCGCCTCATCGGCCTGCATCGCTTGCATGACATCGTCCGCCACGAGCGCCGCCCCAATTGGGCCGTGGTCATGGCCGGAGGTCGCGGCACCCGCCTCGCACCGCTCACGCACTCGGTGCCCAAGCCGATGATCCGCGTGGCCGGCCGCCCCATTCTCGAGCGCATCGTCCTGCATCTCGTGGGCGTGGGCATCGAGCGCATCTTCCTGGCGATCAACTACCTCGGCGAGCAAGTCGAGGCGCACTTCGGCGATGGCCGCGCGTTCGGATGCCGCATCGACTATTTGAAGGAAGAGCAGCCCCTGGGCACCGGCGGCGCGCTCGCACTTTTGCCCGAAGCACCGAAGCATCCCGTGCTGGTCATGAACGGCGACTTGATCACCGAGGCCGATCTCGGTGGCATCATCGACTTCCATGCACTGCACGCGGGCACCGGTACGCGCGCCACCATTGGCGTGCGTCAGTATTTCCACCGCGTGCCCTTTGGCTGCGTCGAGGTCGACGGCGATCGGGTGATGGCGCTGGAGGAGAAGCCCACCTTGTCGCGCATCGTCAATGCCGGCATTTACGTGTTTTCGCCCGAGCTCATCGCTCGCATCCCCAAAGAGTACTACCCGCTGACGCAAGCCATCGAGCAGCTCATCACCCAAGGAGAAACGGTGCGCGCATACGAAGTCAAAGAGGATTGGATCGACGTGGGGCAGCGCGATCAACTGCGCCAGGCGCTGGGGGACGTGCCCCATGAGTGA
- a CDS encoding GDP-mannose 4,6-dehydratase, producing the protein MSELASLRGATVVVTGSAGFIGSHLTERLVAEGAKVRAVVHYNSQGTWGWLDSVPAETRAALDVRLGDVRDAEWVSETCRDARAVFHLAALIAIPHSYVAPRSVVETNVVGTLNVLEAARRWGISRVVHTSTSEVYGTPAELPIRETHPLNAQSPYAASKVAADQLALSYQKSFGVPVVVLRPFNTYGPRQSARAVLPAMLTQLLAGKKEIKLGRLDTRRDLTFVSDTVDGFVRAAVTPGIEGETIQLGTGTPYSIEELFTMSCRVTGVDAKVITDERRLRPDASEVLVLQSDPAVAGARLGWSARTSLEEGLRRTCDFLRQNLGSYKPNELHL; encoded by the coding sequence ATGAGTGAGCTGGCGTCTTTGCGCGGCGCCACGGTGGTCGTCACCGGCTCCGCAGGGTTCATTGGCAGCCATTTGACCGAGCGACTCGTGGCCGAGGGTGCGAAGGTTCGCGCGGTGGTGCATTACAACTCGCAGGGCACGTGGGGCTGGCTCGATTCCGTTCCCGCCGAGACGCGTGCTGCGCTCGACGTGCGCCTGGGCGACGTGCGCGATGCCGAGTGGGTTTCGGAGACGTGCCGCGATGCGCGGGCGGTCTTCCATTTGGCCGCGCTCATTGCCATTCCCCATTCGTACGTAGCGCCGCGCTCGGTCGTGGAGACCAACGTCGTGGGCACCTTGAACGTGCTCGAGGCGGCGCGCCGCTGGGGTATCTCGCGCGTGGTGCACACGTCCACCAGCGAGGTCTATGGCACGCCCGCGGAGCTTCCCATTCGGGAGACGCATCCGCTCAATGCGCAATCGCCGTATGCGGCATCCAAAGTCGCCGCCGACCAACTGGCGCTCTCGTACCAAAAGAGCTTCGGCGTGCCCGTGGTGGTGCTGCGCCCCTTCAACACCTATGGCCCGCGCCAATCGGCCCGTGCGGTGCTTCCGGCCATGCTGACGCAGCTGCTCGCCGGCAAAAAGGAGATCAAGCTGGGGCGCCTCGACACCCGGCGCGATCTCACCTTCGTATCGGACACGGTCGATGGCTTCGTGCGCGCGGCCGTAACGCCGGGCATCGAGGGCGAGACCATCCAGCTGGGCACCGGCACGCCGTACTCCATCGAGGAGCTGTTCACGATGTCGTGCCGCGTAACCGGCGTGGACGCCAAGGTCATCACCGACGAGCGCCGCCTGCGGCCCGACGCGAGCGAGGTCCTCGTTCTGCAGTCCGATCCGGCCGTGGCCGGTGCGCGGCTGGGATGGAGCGCACGCACCTCCTTGGAAGAGGGCCTGCGCCGCACATGCGACTTTTTGAGGCAAAATCTCGGATCGTACAAACCCAATGAGCTCCACCTCTAA
- a CDS encoding aminotransferase class I/II-fold pyridoxal phosphate-dependent enzyme, whose product MSSTSNKRIALSEPSLVGNVRSYLEECVATNFVSSVGPFVERFERAFADFVGSRYAVACATGTAAIHVALRLLDVTPEDEIFVPTLTFIASANPIAYERAQPVFVDSERQTFNLNPVSVVAEIERRASAGERMPRAVEVVHLLGHPANIEPIVDVCARHGIPVIEDAAEALGATYTEGRFAGKQVGSIGLLGCFSFNGNKILTCGGGGMITTDDEKLARRAKHLTTQARLPGAEYRHDEVGYNYRMTNVAAAIGLAQLECMPDFLARKRAIAARYDAALANHPVLMPAVHASWAHPSFWLYSVMARTGGKATRDRILANLAEVGIEARPIWSPLHTMPMYEKAARLSDGSVAESLAASSFSLPCSVGLSDEDQERVIAVLKKELT is encoded by the coding sequence ATGAGCTCCACCTCTAATAAACGAATCGCCCTTTCGGAGCCGTCGCTGGTCGGCAACGTTCGCAGCTACCTCGAGGAGTGCGTCGCGACGAACTTCGTTTCGTCGGTGGGGCCCTTCGTGGAGCGCTTCGAGCGTGCCTTTGCCGACTTCGTGGGATCGCGCTATGCGGTGGCGTGTGCCACGGGGACGGCGGCCATCCATGTGGCGCTGCGCCTTCTGGATGTGACGCCCGAGGACGAGATCTTCGTGCCGACGCTGACGTTCATCGCATCGGCGAACCCCATTGCCTACGAGCGCGCGCAGCCGGTGTTCGTCGACTCCGAGCGACAGACCTTCAATTTGAACCCCGTGTCGGTCGTCGCCGAAATCGAGCGCCGGGCGAGCGCGGGCGAGCGCATGCCGCGCGCGGTCGAGGTGGTGCACCTGCTGGGACACCCTGCCAACATCGAGCCCATCGTCGACGTGTGCGCGCGGCACGGCATCCCCGTGATCGAAGATGCGGCGGAGGCGTTGGGCGCGACGTACACCGAAGGGCGCTTCGCGGGCAAGCAGGTGGGAAGCATCGGCCTGCTGGGGTGCTTCTCGTTCAACGGCAACAAGATCCTCACGTGCGGTGGCGGCGGCATGATCACCACCGACGACGAGAAGCTCGCACGGCGCGCAAAGCATTTGACCACGCAGGCGCGCCTTCCCGGGGCGGAATATCGCCACGACGAAGTTGGATACAATTATCGAATGACCAATGTGGCCGCCGCCATTGGTCTCGCGCAGCTCGAATGCATGCCGGATTTCCTCGCGCGCAAACGCGCCATTGCCGCGCGCTACGATGCGGCGTTGGCCAATCATCCGGTGCTCATGCCGGCGGTGCATGCCAGTTGGGCCCATCCGTCGTTCTGGCTTTATTCGGTGATGGCGCGAACCGGTGGCAAGGCCACGCGCGATAGGATCCTCGCGAACCTGGCCGAGGTGGGCATCGAAGCGCGCCCCATTTGGAGCCCGCTGCACACCATGCCGATGTACGAGAAGGCTGCCCGCCTGAGCGATGGCTCGGTGGCCGAATCGCTCGCCGCCTCGAGCTTCAGCCTACCGTGCTCGGTGGGGCTGTCGGACGAGGATCAAGAGCGCGTGATCGCGGTGCTGAAGAAGGAGCTTACGTAG